A window of the Bufo gargarizans isolate SCDJY-AF-19 chromosome 1, ASM1485885v1, whole genome shotgun sequence genome harbors these coding sequences:
- the LOC122925011 gene encoding oocyte zinc finger protein XlCOF6.1-like, producing the protein MKNQGEDLTDIKVEDEEERMMVDPPCNSEVEEDIPGDVTTENPNSDGMFMLSLNNEAEDEDIMQHFSGENLISLNVHPGLNSTDLSYNPPNDEGPSPDQSQIVTTSADQKGGERLLCSKPFSWEKPYSCSECGKCFAKESHLVTHERSHTGEKPYSCSECGKCFTDKSNLVRHQRNHTGEKPYSCSECGKCFAQKSHLVNHERTHTGVKPYSCSECGKCFPQKSSLIIHEKSHTEEKPYLCSECGKYFRVKSNLVRHQRNHTGEKPYSCSECGKCFAQKSHLVNHERTHTGVKPYSCSECGKCFAQISSLIIHEKSHTEEKPYSCSECGKCFRIKSNLVTHQRIHTGERLYSCSMCGKCFTQKSVLVIHERCHTGDKSYSCSQCGKCFSEKSSLVRHERSHTGEKLYSCLQCAKCFSEKSSLVRHERSHTGEKPF; encoded by the coding sequence AAAACCCTAATTCTGATGGAATGTTCATGTTATCACTAAATAATGAAGCAGAAGATGAAGATATCATGCAGCACTTTTCAGGAGAAAACCTAATTTCCCttaatgtacatccaggacttAACAGTACAGATCTATCATATAATCCCCCTAATGATGAGGgaccttctcctgaccaatcacagattgttaccacAAGTGCAGATCAGAAAGGGGGTGAAAGATTGCTCTGTAGTAAACCGTTCTCATGGGAGAAACCatactcctgttcagaatgtggaaaatgtttcgcGAAGgaatcacatcttgttacacatgagagaagtcacacaggggagaaaccgtattcatgttcagaatgtgggaaatgttttacagataaatcaaatcttgttagacatcagagaaatcacacaggagagaaaccgtattcatgttcagaatgtgggaaatgttttgcacaaaaatcacatcttgttaaccATGAGCGAACTCACACAGGagtgaagccatattcatgttcagaatgtgggaaatgttttccacaaaaatcaagtcttattatacatgagaaaagtcacacagaagagaagccatatttatgttctgaatgtggaaaatattttagagttaaatcaaatcttgttagacatcagagaaatcacacaggagagaaaccatattcatgttcagaatgtgggaaatgttttgcacaaaaatcacatcttgttaaccATGAGCGAACTCACACAGGagtgaagccatattcatgttcagaatgtgggaaatgttttgcacaaATATCAAGTCTTATTATACATGAGAAAAGTCACACAGaagaaaagccatattcatgttctgaatgtggtaaatgttttagaattaaatcaaatcttgttacacatcagagaattcacacaggagagaggctGTATTCATGTTCAAtgtgtggcaaatgttttacacaaaaatcagtTCTTGTTATACACgagagatgtcacacaggagacaAATCATATTCATGTTCACAATGTGGGAAGTGCTTTTCAGAGAAATCAAGTCTcgttagacatgagagaagtcacacaggagagaaattATATTCATGTTTACAATGTGCGAAGTGCTTTTCAGAGAAATCAAGTCTcgttagacatgagagaagtcacacaggagagaaaccattttga